One Methanolobus sp. WCC4 DNA segment encodes these proteins:
- a CDS encoding UPF0182 family protein, translating into MKVIKILLFLIIALFFGIGPFVGIYTDYLWFDMIGYTSVFTTILQWKIITIIPGFLLSFIFLYVNARYAGDSIRKILEEKEIRRSRTESEESAVVLIAIAAFSLLFGLGFSASWRTILLYLNSSTFGIEDPILMNDIGFYVFQLPLIQMIRGALLTLTIISIILAVVLYFVKLQPVFRSEAIEIDDTEESYFLYQTGGLKDIMPSRVLVHLSALFAFFFVLIAFGFFLNRYDILFSQQGVVAGAGYTDVHVRLPIFNILTALSLLTAIALGANIKLKNVNIPFAAIAMLILFIVLSSFIPNIYQQFKVEPTEIQLEEQYLDYNINYTRMAFGLSDIEERPFEANADLTAEELANNTHITENIRIWDRRALEQTYKQLQQIRTYYTFNDVDTDRYMMDEGYQQYMISARELDTMQLAPEARTWVNERLVYTHGFGIVMNSVSTKTEDGRPEFVLQDIPPSGEFSVDNPRIYYGEITTGYKIADTGQAELDYPREGQNVFTQYEGESGILLDSFAKRVIFAFVFGESNFILSEYIDDDSRLMYHREIVDRAETIAPFLEYDSDPYPVIYEGKIYWIIDAYTTADRYPYSENYYGEKFYGINYIRNSVKVVVDAYEGTVDFYVMEDEPVVNSYSKIFPDLFKPFSEMPEGLQNHIRYPKDFFKVQMDLYENYHMTDADTFYNKEDAWEIPKEVYRGTSIEMEPYYMITKLPNDGGLEYVLLQPFTPRNRENMIAWIAARCDEPNYGELKHYELPKGELIYGPTQIESRIDQDPDISEQLTLWGQTGSRVIRGNLLVVPIGNSILYTEPIFISAEESEIPELRRVVVSSGQKVVMGEDLHESLQMLVEGRIRVEEEDSGQDTEVPATARELAQQALEHYDRAQEYLAEGDWAGYGEEIGRMENVLEQLAQVLEEADISVSG; encoded by the coding sequence ATGAAAGTTATAAAAATTCTTCTTTTCCTGATAATTGCATTATTTTTTGGAATCGGACCTTTCGTAGGTATCTATACTGATTATCTGTGGTTCGACATGATAGGCTATACTTCCGTGTTCACAACGATATTACAATGGAAGATCATCACAATAATACCCGGATTCCTGCTTTCTTTTATCTTTCTCTATGTCAATGCGAGATATGCAGGGGATTCCATAAGGAAGATACTGGAAGAAAAGGAGATCAGACGTAGCAGGACTGAGTCGGAAGAGTCGGCCGTTGTCCTGATAGCCATTGCTGCATTCTCATTGCTCTTTGGTCTTGGATTCAGCGCAAGCTGGAGAACGATCCTGTTATATCTGAACAGCTCCACATTTGGAATAGAGGATCCGATACTCATGAACGACATCGGGTTCTACGTGTTCCAGTTACCGCTCATACAGATGATCCGCGGAGCATTGCTGACACTTACTATCATCTCCATCATACTGGCCGTTGTCCTGTACTTCGTCAAGCTTCAACCTGTGTTCAGGTCAGAGGCTATCGAGATCGATGATACGGAAGAATCCTACTTCCTTTATCAGACAGGTGGTCTTAAGGATATAATGCCTTCAAGGGTGCTTGTACATCTATCAGCTCTCTTCGCTTTCTTTTTTGTATTGATAGCATTCGGCTTCTTCCTTAACAGGTACGACATACTGTTCTCACAACAGGGTGTTGTCGCTGGTGCCGGCTATACGGATGTACATGTCAGGCTTCCGATCTTCAACATACTGACAGCATTATCCTTGCTTACAGCTATTGCTTTGGGCGCGAACATTAAACTGAAGAACGTGAATATCCCGTTTGCAGCTATTGCTATGCTTATTTTGTTCATAGTGCTCAGCTCTTTTATACCCAATATCTATCAGCAGTTCAAGGTAGAACCAACAGAGATCCAGTTGGAAGAGCAGTATCTGGATTACAATATCAATTATACGAGAATGGCATTTGGCCTGTCGGACATCGAGGAAAGACCTTTTGAGGCCAATGCCGACCTGACAGCTGAAGAGCTGGCGAACAATACCCATATTACGGAGAATATACGGATATGGGACCGGCGGGCCCTGGAGCAGACCTATAAACAGCTCCAGCAGATCAGGACCTACTATACTTTCAATGATGTTGACACCGACCGTTACATGATGGACGAGGGCTACCAGCAGTACATGATATCCGCAAGGGAACTCGACACCATGCAACTGGCACCTGAGGCCAGGACATGGGTGAATGAACGTCTGGTCTATACACATGGGTTCGGTATCGTTATGAATTCCGTGAGTACCAAGACAGAGGATGGACGACCTGAGTTCGTGCTACAGGACATCCCTCCTAGCGGAGAGTTCAGCGTTGACAATCCACGTATATACTACGGCGAGATAACCACCGGCTATAAGATAGCAGATACAGGACAGGCAGAACTGGATTATCCTCGTGAAGGGCAGAACGTTTTCACACAATATGAGGGTGAGAGCGGGATACTTCTGGATTCATTTGCAAAGAGAGTTATATTCGCTTTTGTTTTCGGTGAATCCAATTTCATCCTGAGCGAGTACATAGATGATGATTCCAGACTGATGTATCACAGGGAGATCGTCGACAGGGCAGAGACCATAGCCCCGTTCCTTGAGTATGACAGCGACCCGTATCCGGTGATATATGAAGGAAAGATATACTGGATCATCGATGCATACACCACAGCAGACAGATATCCTTATTCTGAGAACTACTACGGTGAAAAGTTCTATGGTATCAACTATATCCGCAATTCCGTTAAGGTGGTCGTGGATGCCTATGAAGGGACGGTGGACTTCTATGTTATGGAAGATGAGCCAGTGGTGAATAGCTATTCAAAGATATTCCCTGACCTTTTCAAGCCTTTCAGCGAGATGCCGGAAGGTCTTCAGAACCATATCCGTTATCCAAAGGACTTCTTCAAGGTACAGATGGACCTGTATGAGAATTACCATATGACAGACGCTGATACCTTCTACAATAAGGAGGATGCATGGGAGATCCCTAAGGAAGTCTACAGGGGAACCAGCATCGAAATGGAACCCTACTATATGATCACGAAACTCCCGAATGACGGCGGACTGGAATATGTCCTGTTGCAACCGTTCACACCAAGGAACAGGGAGAATATGATCGCCTGGATAGCCGCCAGATGCGACGAGCCGAACTACGGTGAGCTCAAGCACTATGAATTGCCAAAGGGTGAACTCATCTACGGACCGACCCAGATCGAATCCAGGATAGACCAGGATCCTGACATATCGGAACAACTGACCCTGTGGGGCCAGACAGGTTCCAGGGTAATCAGAGGAAACCTGCTGGTCGTACCTATCGGAAATTCGATTTTGTACACAGAACCGATATTCATCAGTGCCGAGGAGTCGGAGATACCTGAACTCAGGAGGGTCGTGGTATCCTCCGGACAGAAAGTAGTAATGGGAGAGGACCTGCACGAGTCACTTCAGATGCTTGTTGAAGGCAGGATTCGTGTTGAAGAGGAAGATAGCGGACAGGATACAGAGGTTCCTGCAACCGCAAGGGAACTTGCACAGCAGGCTCTGGAACACTATGACAGGGCTCAGGAGTACCTGGCAGAAGGCGACTGGGCAGGATACGGCGAGGAGATCGGCAGGATGGAAAATGTACTTGAACAACTGGCTCAGGTGCTTGAAGAAGCAGATATAAGTGTATCCGGCTGA
- a CDS encoding MarR family transcriptional regulator encodes MLSIRNQCSSEILCECGSPDLTMKQVRYLQVIDEHGEITFSKLAEVTRNSKPTISEMISKFIRMEYVYKKRSPDDGRAYYICLTEKGQNICRSEQIALLKLTERMSHSLNEAEMSTLIRILGKVR; translated from the coding sequence TTGCTGAGTATCAGAAACCAGTGCTCTTCTGAGATCCTCTGTGAATGCGGATCACCGGACCTGACCATGAAGCAGGTCAGATATCTGCAGGTCATTGACGAGCATGGGGAGATAACATTCAGCAAGCTTGCTGAGGTAACAAGGAACTCCAAACCAACTATCTCGGAAATGATCAGCAAGTTCATCCGTATGGAATATGTTTACAAGAAAAGATCTCCTGACGATGGCAGAGCATACTATATCTGCCTGACCGAGAAAGGACAGAACATCTGTCGCAGTGAACAGATCGCTTTATTGAAGCTTACTGAGAGAATGTCTCATTCACTGAACGAAGCAGAGATGTCCACTCTTATCAGGATACTGGGAAAGGTGAGATGA
- the lon gene encoding endopeptidase La, whose amino-acid sequence MYPQATENKTESIVIRLSEMVVYPESRTKFLADKDTGQILLSMMENEETAYAVGLTMKSGASLSEISEESLYRTGNLLEIRSIMPADKGFLVSARSVQRVKAVSLYQKDKMFFTTYEEVPDINDIDEKLQEEIVKDIKRTIHEISERFKSSEAFTKPIDSMTSVDQIMGYVMPFISIELADKQDLLETTSVRERYLTFLYVLTNHKENINIQMEVAKKVAEKVNRSHREAMLREQLKVIQEELHEFDGPASGEDNYRERIESSGMPDDVKKKALSELKKLETGGHNNPENHVIRNYLDLLLDLPWEVTEKKSIDIEQAREVLESNHNGLEKVKERIIQHLAVMKLKHEKQGSILLFTGPPGTGKTSLGRSIADALGREYVRVSLGGVRDEAEIRGHRRTYIGAMPGRIVQGIRKAGTKNPVFILDEIDKLSSSYSGDPASALLEVLDPEQNNTFSDHYLEVPYDLSEVLFIATANSLASIPGPLRDRLEIIEISGYTKNEKLAIAKDHLLPLILEEHGLDEDKLRIDDDALKLMIDRYTREAGVRGLKKQLARAARFVSERIVSGNVELPYTIKEDMLKEVLGKELVRQDDARKEHVPGVVTGLAWTPVGGDILFIEGTFMPGKGKLTLTGQLGDVMKESAQISLSLARSRLAGSADTFDFAESDIHIHVPSGATPKDGPSAGVTLFTAVTSLITGRTVDPKLAMTGEITLSGAVLPVGGIKEKVLAAHRAGIKKVILPKENERDLEDVPEDVRKELRFIPVETIEEVLKEALDIDLHRPVVSYTGHNMASAGSV is encoded by the coding sequence ATGTACCCACAAGCAACCGAAAACAAGACAGAAAGCATTGTGATAAGACTTTCTGAAATGGTAGTATACCCGGAAAGCAGGACAAAGTTCCTCGCTGACAAAGATACTGGACAGATACTTCTTTCAATGATGGAAAATGAGGAAACTGCATATGCAGTGGGACTCACAATGAAAAGTGGAGCATCCCTTTCTGAGATATCAGAAGAGTCACTGTACAGGACCGGAAACCTTCTGGAGATAAGATCGATCATGCCTGCAGATAAAGGTTTTCTCGTTTCTGCAAGATCAGTACAAAGGGTGAAAGCTGTTTCATTGTACCAGAAGGACAAAATGTTCTTCACTACATATGAAGAAGTTCCTGACATAAATGATATTGACGAGAAACTTCAGGAAGAGATCGTAAAGGATATCAAAAGGACGATCCACGAGATAAGTGAACGTTTCAAGAGCTCGGAAGCCTTTACCAAACCAATTGACAGTATGACGTCAGTTGACCAGATCATGGGTTATGTAATGCCTTTCATCTCAATAGAACTGGCCGACAAACAGGACCTTCTGGAGACTACATCTGTCCGTGAACGTTACCTTACATTCCTGTATGTTCTGACAAACCATAAGGAGAACATCAATATCCAGATGGAGGTAGCTAAGAAGGTTGCTGAGAAGGTCAACAGGTCACACAGGGAAGCAATGCTGCGTGAACAACTGAAGGTGATTCAGGAAGAGCTTCACGAATTCGATGGTCCGGCTTCAGGTGAGGACAACTATCGTGAAAGGATAGAAAGCTCCGGCATGCCTGACGATGTTAAGAAGAAGGCACTTTCTGAACTGAAGAAACTTGAGACCGGTGGTCACAATAATCCTGAAAACCATGTTATCAGGAACTATCTCGATCTCCTGCTCGATCTTCCCTGGGAAGTCACTGAAAAGAAGAGCATTGATATCGAGCAGGCCCGTGAAGTGCTTGAAAGCAATCACAACGGACTTGAAAAGGTCAAAGAGAGGATCATACAGCATCTTGCGGTAATGAAACTCAAGCATGAGAAGCAGGGCTCGATACTGCTCTTCACAGGACCACCAGGAACCGGGAAGACAAGTCTTGGCAGAAGCATTGCAGATGCACTTGGCAGGGAATACGTACGTGTGAGCCTTGGTGGCGTCAGGGATGAGGCCGAGATCAGAGGACATAGAAGGACCTATATAGGTGCCATGCCCGGTAGGATTGTACAGGGTATCAGGAAAGCTGGAACGAAGAATCCTGTGTTCATCCTTGATGAGATCGACAAGCTTTCATCATCCTATTCAGGGGATCCTGCAAGCGCTCTTCTTGAAGTGCTTGATCCGGAGCAGAACAATACGTTCTCCGATCACTATCTGGAAGTCCCTTATGACCTGTCCGAGGTACTGTTCATAGCAACAGCCAACTCACTGGCAAGCATCCCGGGACCACTGCGTGACAGGCTTGAGATCATTGAGATATCAGGTTACACCAAGAATGAGAAGCTTGCAATTGCAAAGGACCATCTGCTGCCTCTCATACTTGAGGAACACGGTCTTGATGAGGATAAGCTCAGGATCGATGACGATGCCCTGAAACTGATGATCGACAGGTACACCCGTGAAGCAGGAGTCCGCGGACTGAAGAAACAGCTTGCAAGGGCTGCAAGGTTTGTGTCAGAAAGAATCGTTTCAGGGAATGTAGAACTCCCTTACACGATAAAGGAGGATATGCTGAAAGAGGTTCTTGGAAAGGAACTTGTCCGCCAGGATGACGCCAGGAAGGAACATGTGCCCGGTGTTGTCACAGGACTTGCATGGACACCTGTAGGTGGTGATATCCTTTTCATAGAAGGGACATTCATGCCTGGAAAGGGAAAACTCACACTTACGGGCCAGCTTGGGGATGTGATGAAGGAATCTGCACAGATCTCCCTCAGTCTTGCCAGATCAAGGCTTGCAGGATCAGCAGATACTTTTGATTTCGCTGAGAGCGACATCCATATCCATGTACCTTCAGGTGCAACACCTAAGGACGGACCATCGGCAGGTGTGACCCTCTTCACTGCGGTCACGTCACTCATCACAGGAAGGACTGTGGACCCGAAACTTGCCATGACAGGTGAGATCACCCTTAGTGGTGCTGTACTGCCTGTAGGTGGTATCAAGGAAAAGGTCCTTGCAGCCCACAGGGCAGGCATAAAGAAGGTGATCCTTCCAAAGGAGAATGAGAGGGACCTTGAGGATGTTCCTGAGGACGTCAGGAAGGAGCTCAGGTTCATACCTGTTGAGACCATCGAAGAGGTCCTTAAGGAAGCACTGGATATCGACCTGCACAGGCCTGTTGTATCATATACAGGACACAATATGGCATCCGCAGGGAGTGTATAA
- a CDS encoding cation diffusion facilitator family transporter, with protein MGDRQKNIGLAASLNVLFTIIEIIGGILTNSLALLADALHDFGDSCVLILAWFAERKAKEPPTDRMTFGYRRLSLFAAFFAAIVLIAGSLFILSQAIPRLLNPEPVNAEGMILVALLGVTINGIGYLRLRTGLSQNEKVLSWHLLEDISGWVILLIGSVIIRFWDKPVVDPIMTIGFTLFVLWGVTRNSKETFNLLLQGVPEHIDIDGIKASVLGVEGVKMMHDLHVWSLEGETDILTSHIVVEDEYLQRPDEIKKAVKTRLKKHGIGHSTLELESEGHCSEEECIFEMPNGT; from the coding sequence ATGGGGGACAGGCAAAAGAACATAGGCTTAGCTGCATCTTTGAACGTCCTTTTCACAATAATAGAGATCATCGGAGGCATACTGACAAATAGTCTGGCACTTCTTGCAGATGCCTTACATGACTTTGGTGACAGTTGTGTCCTGATACTTGCATGGTTTGCTGAAAGAAAGGCAAAGGAACCTCCAACAGACAGGATGACATTCGGATACCGCAGGTTATCGCTTTTTGCTGCGTTCTTTGCTGCTATCGTACTTATAGCTGGTTCCCTGTTCATTCTGTCGCAGGCTATTCCCAGACTGCTGAACCCCGAACCTGTGAATGCTGAAGGAATGATATTGGTGGCACTTCTCGGAGTGACAATTAACGGAATAGGATACCTCAGGCTAAGAACTGGTCTGAGTCAGAACGAGAAGGTCCTCTCATGGCATCTCCTGGAAGATATCTCAGGCTGGGTGATCCTGCTCATAGGATCTGTCATAATCAGGTTCTGGGATAAACCAGTGGTCGATCCCATTATGACAATAGGGTTCACCCTCTTTGTGCTGTGGGGTGTAACCAGAAATTCAAAAGAAACCTTTAACCTACTGTTACAGGGAGTTCCCGAGCATATAGACATTGATGGGATCAAAGCATCGGTTCTTGGAGTTGAAGGTGTTAAGATGATGCATGATCTCCATGTATGGTCACTTGAAGGAGAAACTGATATCCTGACATCCCACATCGTTGTTGAGGATGAATACCTGCAAAGACCGGATGAGATCAAAAAAGCTGTAAAGACCAGATTAAAGAAGCATGGAATTGGACATTCGACCCTGGAACTGGAAAGTGAAGGACACTGTTCTGAGGAAGAATGTATCTTCGAGATGCCTAATGGCACATGA
- a CDS encoding VTT domain-containing protein — MKQKADPMELNDRKGTHKENDAFCPVYSSNESTKIIWVILLFIISWSVLLYFYPPEVIVEMLGVHNVYLLIFLLAAIGGVSTFTSTTFYTTLVTIALGGVNVLWVALFASVGLTLGDMLFYYLGTKSKGCVRGRYGRYVGKLIVQFDRFGDNIVMMLIFLYSLTPLPSDILAIALAIVEFPFRKMVAPLLIGNFALIIVLIELSRLGYSLI; from the coding sequence ATGAAACAAAAGGCTGATCCAATGGAACTCAATGACAGGAAAGGGACACATAAAGAAAACGATGCTTTTTGTCCTGTATACAGCAGCAATGAAAGTACAAAGATCATCTGGGTGATTCTCCTTTTCATCATCTCATGGTCCGTACTTCTTTATTTCTACCCTCCAGAAGTGATAGTTGAGATGCTGGGCGTTCACAATGTCTATCTTCTTATTTTCCTGCTGGCTGCCATAGGTGGTGTTTCTACGTTCACCTCGACCACTTTCTACACGACACTTGTCACAATAGCTCTGGGTGGTGTCAATGTATTGTGGGTTGCACTCTTTGCAAGTGTTGGTCTGACATTGGGGGATATGCTGTTCTATTATCTTGGAACTAAAAGCAAAGGATGTGTCAGAGGAAGATACGGACGTTATGTTGGCAAATTGATAGTGCAGTTCGACAGGTTCGGTGACAATATAGTGATGATGCTCATATTCCTTTACTCACTGACACCTCTACCAAGTGATATACTTGCCATTGCTCTTGCGATAGTCGAATTCCCCTTCAGGAAAATGGTCGCACCGCTGCTGATCGGTAATTTTGCTCTAATAATCGTACTAATAGAGCTTTCAAGATTAGGATACAGCCTGATATGA
- a CDS encoding ferritin: protein MMHEERSQTSEKTLNMKRAIDSLREELEAVDWYNQRADACTDENLKKILIHNANEEKEHAAMLLEWIRQNDDAFSKELKEYLFAETEDIASLED from the coding sequence ATGATGCATGAAGAAAGAAGTCAAACATCAGAAAAGACTTTGAACATGAAAAGGGCCATCGACTCCTTAAGAGAGGAACTGGAAGCTGTTGACTGGTATAACCAGAGGGCAGATGCCTGCACCGATGAGAATCTCAAAAAGATACTCATCCATAATGCAAACGAGGAAAAAGAACATGCTGCCATGCTTCTGGAATGGATCAGACAGAATGATGATGCTTTCTCCAAAGAGCTTAAAGAATACCTTTTTGCCGAAACGGAAGACATAGCAAGCCTTGAGGATTAA
- a CDS encoding isoprenylcysteine carboxylmethyltransferase family protein translates to MVVSIIVLIFCLLGFAVIHSVLASLPVKRFIRRSLGSRADDLYMPVYNIIAVLTLIPLVYLLYKNPGPFIYIVPSPWRWFMVGGQIIVAIIGPRALRDAPHRFKLKGQLSAPNTPEAGHLDIHGIYRWIRDPFLFSGLVFMCLTPFMTTNLLIIYILTTIYLVMGSLHWESRLLAQFGDEYREYQKHVRRIIPRLKPYYEK, encoded by the coding sequence TTGGTCGTATCTATAATAGTGCTCATTTTTTGTCTGTTAGGGTTTGCAGTTATTCACAGTGTGCTGGCAAGTCTTCCTGTCAAACGATTCATCAGGCGTTCTCTGGGTTCAAGAGCTGACGACCTGTATATGCCTGTCTACAACATCATAGCTGTTCTAACTCTTATCCCACTGGTATACCTGCTCTATAAGAACCCGGGTCCTTTCATCTATATCGTTCCATCACCATGGCGCTGGTTCATGGTAGGCGGCCAGATAATAGTTGCCATTATTGGTCCGAGGGCATTGAGGGATGCTCCTCATCGATTCAAGTTAAAGGGACAGCTATCTGCACCAAATACACCAGAGGCAGGCCATCTGGATATCCATGGTATCTATCGCTGGATAAGAGACCCATTCCTGTTTTCCGGACTGGTCTTCATGTGTCTGACCCCTTTCATGACAACGAACCTGCTGATCATATACATCCTGACAACGATCTATCTTGTCATGGGTTCTCTTCATTGGGAAAGCAGGCTTCTGGCTCAGTTCGGCGATGAATACAGGGAATACCAGAAACATGTTCGCAGGATAATCCCACGGTTAAAACCCTATTATGAGAAATAA
- a CDS encoding glyoxalase/bleomycin resistance/extradiol dioxygenase family protein, which yields MAIEAYINFNGNCREAVEFYADVFGTEKPEFMLYRDMPEDDDSFPVTEENADLILHTSLEIEGSEVMFSDIPPGMPLTIGNNISLVIMGNDMEKLTTMYNRILEDGGTVGMELQETFWARLYGYVIDKFGVGWQFNYDEETE from the coding sequence ATGGCAATAGAAGCATACATAAATTTTAACGGGAACTGTCGTGAAGCTGTCGAATTCTATGCTGATGTCTTTGGAACGGAGAAACCTGAGTTCATGCTATACAGGGATATGCCGGAAGATGACGACTCCTTCCCTGTTACAGAGGAAAATGCAGACCTGATATTGCATACCTCTCTGGAAATAGAGGGAAGCGAAGTGATGTTCTCTGATATCCCTCCGGGGATGCCTTTAACCATTGGGAACAATATCAGCCTTGTGATAATGGGCAATGATATGGAAAAGCTGACTACGATGTATAACAGGATCCTTGAGGATGGCGGCACGGTGGGCATGGAGCTTCAGGAAACGTTCTGGGCCAGACTGTACGGCTATGTGATAGACAAGTTCGGGGTTGGCTGGCAGTTCAACTATGATGAAGAAACTGAATGA
- a CDS encoding NAD(P)-dependent alcohol dehydrogenase, whose protein sequence is MKAIVHEKYGPPEVLEIKELTKPVPENDEILIRIHATTVNRTDCGLRKAETFIARFFTGLLKPKQKILGTEFAGIIETTGKDVKEFKEGDHVFGHSGDKFGAHAEYICLTEEDPVVIKPDNMTFEEAASVCDGAILAWTYLRKANIQKGQRVLINGASGSIGTAGVQLAKHYGAEVTAVCSTENMKLVKELGADRVIDYTKEDFTKDNLDYEVVFDAVGKSSFLRCRDILKPGGIYFSTELGFMAQNPFLDILTSVIGNKRAMFPLPKYTKEDVLFFKGLLEKGYLKAVIDRKYSLEQIVEACRYVETGHKKGNVVIIIDE, encoded by the coding sequence ATGAAAGCAATTGTGCATGAAAAATATGGTCCGCCTGAAGTTCTCGAAATAAAAGAACTGACAAAACCTGTCCCTGAGAACGATGAGATCCTGATAAGGATCCATGCTACAACAGTGAACAGGACCGATTGTGGTCTTCGGAAAGCTGAAACCTTTATTGCAAGATTCTTCACCGGTCTTCTCAAACCAAAACAAAAGATACTCGGAACCGAGTTTGCCGGAATTATCGAGACAACCGGCAAAGACGTAAAGGAGTTCAAAGAAGGTGACCATGTCTTTGGCCATAGCGGCGATAAATTCGGTGCTCATGCCGAATACATCTGCCTGACAGAAGAAGACCCTGTAGTGATCAAACCGGATAATATGACCTTTGAGGAAGCTGCCTCTGTCTGTGATGGTGCGATATTGGCCTGGACTTACCTTCGCAAAGCGAATATCCAAAAGGGGCAAAGAGTTCTCATCAATGGTGCTTCGGGTTCCATAGGAACAGCAGGAGTGCAGCTCGCAAAACATTATGGGGCGGAGGTCACAGCGGTTTGCAGCACTGAGAATATGAAATTGGTGAAGGAACTGGGAGCAGACAGGGTGATCGACTACACAAAAGAGGATTTCACAAAAGATAATCTGGATTATGAAGTGGTCTTCGATGCTGTCGGCAAGAGCTCATTCTTGCGATGTAGGGACATTCTGAAACCCGGTGGTATCTATTTCTCAACAGAACTGGGTTTTATGGCCCAGAATCCTTTCCTGGACATCCTTACCTCTGTGATCGGCAACAAAAGGGCCATGTTCCCGCTTCCTAAATACACAAAAGAGGATGTGCTTTTCTTCAAAGGACTTTTGGAGAAAGGTTACCTGAAAGCTGTTATTGACAGGAAGTATTCGCTTGAGCAGATAGTAGAAGCTTGCAGATATGTTGAAACAGGCCACAAAAAAGGGAATGTAGTAATAATCATTGATGAATGA
- a CDS encoding DUF4386 domain-containing protein, with amino-acid sequence MPDIFTDLSQRKAALVAGSGLLAMTIFAIIAYYLILPGIIIPGNAAETAKNIMANEGLFRISIFCFIVVAILDVLVAWAFYVFLRPVNRSISLLMAWFRLVYASVLVFCLVFLVIALLLLEENFYLTAFGTEQLYAQMMLFIDAFNEGWAVGFIFFGLHLVLLGYLIFRSDYIPKILGILVMLAGLSYLIDYLGRVLLPDLGLEVSTLFGWGELLFMLWLLLKWYKLPEIKDQYEN; translated from the coding sequence ATGCCAGATATTTTCACAGATCTGTCGCAACGCAAAGCTGCACTCGTAGCCGGATCTGGTCTTCTGGCCATGACCATATTTGCCATCATAGCCTATTATTTAATTCTCCCGGGTATTATTATACCAGGTAATGCTGCGGAAACAGCGAAGAATATCATGGCTAATGAAGGACTGTTCCGCATATCCATATTTTGCTTTATTGTCGTTGCTATTCTTGATGTGCTGGTGGCCTGGGCGTTTTATGTATTCCTCAGACCGGTTAACAGGAGCATTTCCCTTCTTATGGCATGGTTCAGGCTGGTATATGCCTCGGTCCTGGTGTTTTGTCTCGTTTTTCTTGTCATTGCTTTGCTACTTTTAGAAGAAAACTTCTATCTGACTGCTTTTGGAACAGAGCAATTGTATGCTCAAATGATGTTATTTATTGATGCATTCAATGAGGGATGGGCTGTCGGATTTATCTTCTTTGGTCTTCATTTAGTACTTCTTGGTTATCTGATTTTCAGGTCAGACTACATCCCGAAGATACTTGGCATTCTGGTGATGCTTGCAGGCTTAAGTTATCTGATAGATTATTTGGGAAGGGTTCTTCTACCGGACCTCGGTCTTGAGGTCAGCACACTTTTTGGATGGGGTGAATTATTATTTATGCTCTGGCTTCTATTGAAATGGTATAAATTACCTGAAATAAAGGACCAATATGAAAACTAA
- a CDS encoding VOC family protein: protein MTTQMFVNLPVKYLNRSVEFFTRLGFEFNPQLSDEKGSCMIVSDDSFVMLVTEELFHLFTSKQTCDPHKCAGVAISLSSESREKVDELIRKAIEAGGSEAAEIQDNEWMYGRSFEDLDGHIWAIFHVN, encoded by the coding sequence ATGACCACTCAAATGTTCGTTAATTTACCTGTAAAATACCTCAACAGATCAGTTGAGTTCTTCACCAGACTTGGTTTTGAATTCAACCCTCAATTGTCAGATGAGAAAGGCAGCTGCATGATCGTGAGTGATGATAGCTTTGTGATGTTGGTGACAGAGGAGCTCTTCCACCTGTTCACCTCAAAGCAGACATGTGACCCTCATAAGTGTGCTGGTGTTGCAATTTCCCTATCTTCTGAAAGCAGGGAAAAGGTAGATGAACTTATCAGAAAAGCCATCGAAGCCGGTGGTTCTGAAGCGGCAGAAATACAGGACAATGAGTGGATGTACGGACGCAGTTTTGAGGATCTGGATGGACATATCTGGGCTATATTCCATGTGAACTAA